Below is a genomic region from Paraburkholderia phenazinium.
ACGCGGCATCAAACCGGACGGTTGCATCGTCGGCGAGCCGACCAGCATGCGCCCGATCATCGCGCACAAAGGCATCAACACGTACCAGTGCTGCGTGCGGGGACAGGCGGCGCATTCGTCGCTGACACCGAAGGGACTGAACGCAATCGAATACGCCGCGCGGCTGATCTGCTACATCCGCGATATGGCCGATCAGTTTCGCGAGCAAGGCCCGTTCGACGAACTGTTCGACGTGCCCTTCAGCACCGCGCAGACGAGCACCATCGTAGGCGGTAACGCGATCAACACTGTGCCCGCGGAATGCCGCTTTCAGTTCGAATTCCGCAATCTGCCTACGCTCGATCCGCAGTCGATTTTCGTGCGCATCGATCAGTACGCACGCGAAACGCTGTTGCCGAAGATGTTGCGCGAACATCCGTCCGCAGCCATCGAGATCTCGAAGATCGCGGCCGCCCCTGGGCTCGACTCGTCGGAGCAGGCAGCGATCACTGAACTGGTACGCGCGTTGACCGGGGACCAGGACAAACGCAAGGTCGCTTACGGCACCGAAGCGGGACTGTTCTCGCTGGCAGGCATTCCGGCCATCGTATGCGGCCCCGGCGACATCCAGCAGGCGCACAAGGCCAACGAGTTCGTGGCACTGGAACAGTTGGTGGATTGCGAACGCTTCCTCGCAAAGTTCATTCACAGCATGTCGGTGGAGGCTCTGACTTGAACTGAAGCAGGCCGCGCGACTCCAAAGACTAAGAACGGACGACTTCACCCCACGCCATGTCCACCGCTACGCCTCAGCACACCGACCATACGATCGACGGCGAGCCGATCCCGACGCTCGACGACATCGCCTCGCAGCATTTTGCGTTGACGCCGTGGGTCGCGCGCACGCCGGTGTTCGACAAGCTCGATTTGCCATCGCTGGAAGGCACGATGGTGAACTTCAAGTTCGAACTGCTGCAGGCGGGCGGCAGCTTCAAGACACGCGGTGCGTTCACCCATCTGCTCGCGCTCGACGAAGCGCAACGCAGTGCCGGAGTGACTTGCGTATCGGGCGGCAATCATGCGGTCGCGGTCGCCTATGCGGCGATGCGCCTCGGCATCAGCGCCAAGGTCGTGCTGTTTCGTTCGGCCAACCCGGCGCGCGTCGCGCTGTGCCGGCAGTTCGGCGCAGAGATGGTGCTGGCGGAGAACGGCGCCGAAGCGTTCGAGATCGTGCGCCGCGTCGAAGCCGAGGAAGGCCGCTATTTCGTGCATCCGTTCAACGGTTACCGCACGGTGCTCGGCACCTCGACACTCGGCTACGAATGGGCCACGCAAACGCCGGATCTGGACGCCGTGATCGTACCGATCGGCGGCGGCGGCCTTGCGGCAGGTGTGTCGACGGCATTACGGCTGGCGAATCCGCGCATCCATGTGTTCGGGGTCGAACCGGACGGTTCCGATGCGATGAGCAAGAGCTTCGCGGCCAACCATACGATCAAGATGGGCCACATGTACAGCATTGCGGATTCGCTGATGGCACCGCACACCGAGCAATACAGCTACGAACTGTGCAGACGCCATATCGACCGCCTCGTCACGGTCACGGACAACCAGTTGCGCTCGGCCATGCTGACGCTGTTCACGCAACTCAAGCTCGCCGTCGAACCCGCCTGCGCGGCGGCTACAGCGGCCCTGCTCGGTCCGCTGCGCGAGACGTTGCAGGGCAAACGCGTTGGGGTGCTGCTATGCGGGGCCAACATCGATACGGTCAGTTTTGCAGCGCACGTCGAGCGGGCTCACGCGCTTGAGTCATAGTTTCCGTAGCGCAGGCGCATCCTCAAAAGCACTACCCTATCCTCCCCACGTTGGCTATCATGGCGCCATCGACTTCAAGGAGGAAATCCCAATGAGCATGGTCAAGGAGTTCAAGGAATTTGCCCTCAAAGGCAACGTGATGGATCTTGCAGTCGGTGTGATTATCGGCGGCGCGTTTTCCACCATTGTTAATTCAATTGTCAAAGACCTGATCATGCCGGTCGTCGGACTCGCCACCGGCGGCCTCGATTTTTCCAACAAGTTCATCCGCCTGGGCGAGATTCCGGCAAGCTTCAAGGGCAGCCCCGAGTCGTATAAAGACCTGCAAACAGCGGGTGTGGCCGTATTCGGCTATGGCTCGTTCATCACCGTGCTGATCAACTTCATCATCCTCGCCTTTATCATTTTCCTGATGGTGAAGTTCATCAACAACCTGCGCAAGCCGGCCCCTGCCGAAGCGCCGCCGCCCGCTCCGACGCCGGAAGACGTGCTGCTGCTGCGTGAAATCCGCGATTCACTGAAAAACTCGCCGCGCCTGCCCCAGGCGTAGGTAAGGCATCATTCGCCAAAACTTCGCACTACGTGGAATCGGAGGCCGCGGTTTTTTCGGCCTTCACATTCGCCGCGCTCTCGATCAACTGTTCGAGCTGACCGAAATTCACAGGCTTGGTCAGATGCGATGTGAAACCGGCGCCCAGGCAGCGACGAACATCCTCGTCGGTGCCGAAGCCGGTCAAGGCAATCGCCGGCACATCCGAATGTTCGCGAAACGCCTTGATGAAATCGAGGCCGGTGCCGTCCGGCAATCCGACGTCGCTCACAATCAGATCGAACGTCACCGACTGTGTGGCCGCCAGCGCGTCGGCCACGCGGCCCACCACCGTCACCTCATGGCCGAGGCTGCGAATCAGCTGCGCCATCACCTCGGCGGTGTCCACATGATCCTCGATCAGCAGGATCGTCATGACGCCACCTGGGTAGGTCGCAGCGGGTGCCGGGACGACCGCTTCTTCAACAGGCTTCGCGGCCGTCGGCAAGGTAATCGTGAAGGTCGCGCCGCAGTGCGCTCCGGGACTCTGTGCCGTTACCGTGCCGCCGTGCACATCGGTCAGCGCCTTGGTGATAGCGAGACCTAATCCCAGACCGCCGAACTGGCGGGTCATGTTCTGATTGCCCTGTTCAAACGCGTTGAAGAGCTTGCCGATCTGCTCGGGTTCAATGCCGATCCCCGTATCCTCGATCGAGATCTGCACATGCATCCGCTCGTCGCGCGTGCGCACATAGATATGACCACCGTCCGGTGTGAATTTGGCGGCGTTGCGGATCAGGTTCCAGAGCATCTGCTGCAATCGCGCGCGGTCAGCAAGCACGTAGTGGTGCTGCGCGGCCTTGTCGACATGCACGTCCTGCTGCTTGACCTGAATCTCGCTGCGAAACAGTTCGAGCACGCTGTCGATCACTTCATGCACGTTCACGGTCTCCAGCGAGAGACGCAGCTTGCCGTTCGCCACCCGCGTGAGATCGAGCAGATCGTCGATGAGGCGCGCTTCGAGTTCGACGTTGCGGCGGATCATCAGCACGCACGAGCGCGCCTGGTCCGGCAGGTCCGGTATCATTTCGAGCACTCGCGAGCCCGCCAGCACAGGCGTGAGTGGCGTACGCAACTCGTGCGAGAGCATTGCCAGAAAGCGGTCTTTCGCACGATTGGCTTCTTCGGCGGCGTGCCGCGCAGCCTGCTCGGAAGCCAGCAGCCGTTCATGCTCCTCAATCGCTTCGCGCTGCGAATGAATGTCCGTACAACTGCCAAACCACTTGGTGACCACGCCGTCGGAATCGCGCATCGCAACGATACGCGCGTCGAACCAGCGGTATGCGCCGTCATGGCCGCGAATGCGCAGCTCATGGCGATAGTCCTCGGCCCCGCTCCTGACCGTTTTCAGCCAGCTCTGGCGGATTTCCTCGCGATCGTCGGCATGAACGGCTTCGAGCCACGCGAGGCCGTGCGAATGGCTTTCGTCGAGACCCGTGTATTCGAACCACTGCTTCGACAGAAAATCGCAATCGCCATTGGCGTCGCAGGTCAGCACGAGATGCGGCAGCGCTTCCGACAAGGTACGGTAATGCTGCTCGCGGTCGCGCAGCAGCACTGCTTCGGCCGAAGCCCGCTGTAGTCGGACCTGTGAGAGCGCCCGCTCCACAGCTTCCGGCAGATAGTCGAGGTAGTCGCCGGATTTCGGCACCACGTCCGAGACGCCGGCGCGCAACGCTTCGATCACGCGCGATTCGTCCGTGAACCCGGTAACGAGGATGGCAGGACTGCGCACGCCTTCGGCGCGCAGCCGGCGGAAGAAGTCGAGGCCAGTCTCCGGCCCGTTGAGCTGATAGTCGAGTACGAGCAGGTCCGGCTCGCCGGCCGCGATCCGCTCGCGGGCACTTTCGACGTCCGAACAGAGCGCCACGCGACAACCGGCCCGCTGCAGCGACTTGCGTGCAAGACGCAAGATGCCTTCGTCGTCATCGACGACAAGCACATAATCCGCGGGTGGCGAGGATACGTCTTCGGTCATGCTGGTTCTTTCTATGGCTGGATTTACGCTGGCGGATTTGAGGCCTGTACCGTAACGATAGGTCCCTCAGGATGCCATTAAACGCTGGCCCGGCGGCAGCTTCACCACCTGCAGGAAGAAGCCGAGGCGGCGCACCGCCTCGATGAATGCGTCATATTCGACCGGCTTCGTGATGTACACATTGCAGCCAAGTTCATAGCAGCGCTCGATTTCACGCGGATCGTCGGTTGTAGTCAGGACGATCACCGGCACCGCAGCCGTAGACGGAGAGTCCTTCAGACGGCGCAGCACCTCGAAGCCGTCCACCCGCGGCATCTTGAGATCGAGCAGCACGACGAAGTTCATCAGATCCTGGCGCGGCGGATATTTGCCGGCTACGTCCCCACTGGGCGGATCGCCGAAAAAATAATCGAGCGCCTGCTGCCCATCGGAAAACCGCAGAAAACCGTTCGAGATGCCGGCCCGGCGC
It encodes:
- the mscL gene encoding large conductance mechanosensitive channel protein MscL: MSMVKEFKEFALKGNVMDLAVGVIIGGAFSTIVNSIVKDLIMPVVGLATGGLDFSNKFIRLGEIPASFKGSPESYKDLQTAGVAVFGYGSFITVLINFIILAFIIFLMVKFINNLRKPAPAEAPPPAPTPEDVLLLREIRDSLKNSPRLPQA
- a CDS encoding threonine/serine dehydratase, yielding MSTATPQHTDHTIDGEPIPTLDDIASQHFALTPWVARTPVFDKLDLPSLEGTMVNFKFELLQAGGSFKTRGAFTHLLALDEAQRSAGVTCVSGGNHAVAVAYAAMRLGISAKVVLFRSANPARVALCRQFGAEMVLAENGAEAFEIVRRVEAEEGRYFVHPFNGYRTVLGTSTLGYEWATQTPDLDAVIVPIGGGGLAAGVSTALRLANPRIHVFGVEPDGSDAMSKSFAANHTIKMGHMYSIADSLMAPHTEQYSYELCRRHIDRLVTVTDNQLRSAMLTLFTQLKLAVEPACAAATAALLGPLRETLQGKRVGVLLCGANIDTVSFAAHVERAHALES
- a CDS encoding hybrid sensor histidine kinase/response regulator, with the translated sequence MTEDVSSPPADYVLVVDDDEGILRLARKSLQRAGCRVALCSDVESARERIAAGEPDLLVLDYQLNGPETGLDFFRRLRAEGVRSPAILVTGFTDESRVIEALRAGVSDVVPKSGDYLDYLPEAVERALSQVRLQRASAEAVLLRDREQHYRTLSEALPHLVLTCDANGDCDFLSKQWFEYTGLDESHSHGLAWLEAVHADDREEIRQSWLKTVRSGAEDYRHELRIRGHDGAYRWFDARIVAMRDSDGVVTKWFGSCTDIHSQREAIEEHERLLASEQAARHAAEEANRAKDRFLAMLSHELRTPLTPVLAGSRVLEMIPDLPDQARSCVLMIRRNVELEARLIDDLLDLTRVANGKLRLSLETVNVHEVIDSVLELFRSEIQVKQQDVHVDKAAQHHYVLADRARLQQMLWNLIRNAAKFTPDGGHIYVRTRDERMHVQISIEDTGIGIEPEQIGKLFNAFEQGNQNMTRQFGGLGLGLAITKALTDVHGGTVTAQSPGAHCGATFTITLPTAAKPVEEAVVPAPAATYPGGVMTILLIEDHVDTAEVMAQLIRSLGHEVTVVGRVADALAATQSVTFDLIVSDVGLPDGTGLDFIKAFREHSDVPAIALTGFGTDEDVRRCLGAGFTSHLTKPVNFGQLEQLIESAANVKAEKTAASDST
- a CDS encoding response regulator, encoding MKHGETVSIVLIEDDDGHATLVERNLRRAGISNGFLRFSDGQQALDYFFGDPPSGDVAGKYPPRQDLMNFVVLLDLKMPRVDGFEVLRRLKDSPSTAAVPVIVLTTTDDPREIERCYELGCNVYITKPVEYDAFIEAVRRLGFFLQVVKLPPGQRLMAS
- the argE gene encoding acetylornithine deacetylase; translation: MSHVAESARSAHTAASSAPAASSSTSPASLPWITRLVSMDTVSRNPNLGLIETVRDELRAAGVESTLTHDPSGKWANLFATIPAHDGETNGGIVLSGHTDVVPVDGQQWDSDPFKPEVRDAKLYGRGTCDMKGFIGAALTLVPEMQRTKLAKPIHFALSFDEEVGCVGAPLLIADLMKRGIKPDGCIVGEPTSMRPIIAHKGINTYQCCVRGQAAHSSLTPKGLNAIEYAARLICYIRDMADQFREQGPFDELFDVPFSTAQTSTIVGGNAINTVPAECRFQFEFRNLPTLDPQSIFVRIDQYARETLLPKMLREHPSAAIEISKIAAAPGLDSSEQAAITELVRALTGDQDKRKVAYGTEAGLFSLAGIPAIVCGPGDIQQAHKANEFVALEQLVDCERFLAKFIHSMSVEALT